GAAGACGGCTTTTTGAAGTCAAGGTGTGATAAACTGTGCATATATGTGCACAAAAGGAGCCGAGACATGCCGAGTAAAGCCAGAGGTGTCCGTGTGCCGGAGGTCTTGGAGCGTGAGATCCAACGTGAAGCGGATCAGCGAGGCAAGTCCTGGTCGGCAACGACGATGGAATTGCTGACGGAGTCACTTCGCATGCGCCGCGTCCCAGGGATTGCCTTCGTCGACGGCACCAGCGGACGCAGAGCGGTCATCGCGGGCACAGGTCTGGATGTGTGGGAGATTATCGCCGCCTGGAAAGCGGGCAATGAGAGTTTTCGCGGCCTGAAAGACAACTACCCTTGGTTGACGGAGGAGCAACTCCGCGTCGCACTTGGCTATTATGAACTCTTTCCGCAAGAGATCGAGGCGCGGCTCGAGCGGGAGAGGTGGTGGACACCCGAACGTCTCAGGCAGGAGTTGCCCTTTGCCGTGTTAAAGAAGGGCCCATTCAAGGCTGAAGTGCAACGATCCTGATGTCCAGGAAACATTACCTCATGAGGAGTGCGGTAGTCAAGCGACTTGCGCGGTACCCGCTCCGCAGGGCACTTTCGCTGGTTGATGAGATTAACGGCATGCTCAAGCTCCTGTGGAGCG
The Deinococcota bacterium DNA segment above includes these coding regions:
- a CDS encoding DUF433 domain-containing protein, with amino-acid sequence MPSKARGVRVPEVLEREIQREADQRGKSWSATTMELLTESLRMRRVPGIAFVDGTSGRRAVIAGTGLDVWEIIAAWKAGNESFRGLKDNYPWLTEEQLRVALGYYELFPQEIEARLERERWWTPERLRQELPFAVLKKGPFKAEVQRS